In a single window of the Antennarius striatus isolate MH-2024 chromosome 3, ASM4005453v1, whole genome shotgun sequence genome:
- the entr1 gene encoding endosome-associated-trafficking regulator 1, whose amino-acid sequence MSSQRSSAKTLIITDDEEGASDELNPFSFREFLRWKNQDHHLDKNQDQSDPHNQSSSFQRLFDVGDVTFDPEVGFFSERSLASLASREEEEEDWGRGFLSGVDSTSSVCTEEEEEETRFSSRPEEQPVGAGGENYEGDDETSIAEAVTSCRRRSGRSNQIQQLKEENTVLRRTIRELERRSEANERRVMELSEEIVQRTRQEEKEARDLENMVHSVEQNLHLMTKRALKAENSVSKLKLELQQLQVEADSLRSANHSLRAESEVMKTMKRNAQVASEYLNKTASHAQSSIRQLMGEAESLLLVSQLLQSIDRISDLPSDS is encoded by the exons ATGTCCAGTCAGAGGAGTTCTGCTAAAACTCTGATCATCACAGACG ATGAAGAGGGGGCCTCAGATGAGCTGAACCCCTTCTCCTTTAGAGAATTCCTACGCTGGAAGAACCAGGACCACCATCTGGATAAAAACCAGGACCAGTCGGACCCCCACAACCAG TCCAGCAGCTTTCAGAGGCTGTTTGACGTTGGggacgtgacctttgaccccgaaGTTGGTTTCTTTTCCGAACGGTCACTGGCTTCTCTGGCATCACGG gaggaggaggaagaagactgggggcggggcttcctgtCAGGCGTGGACAGCACCTCCTCTGTTTGcacagaagaggaggaagaggagacgag GTTCTCCTCCAGACCTGAGGAGCAGCCAGtcggagcaggaggagagaacTATGAAGGAGATGATGAGACCTCCATTGCAGAAGCAGtcacctcctgcaggaggaggagtgggaggagTAACCAGATACAACAG TTGAAGGAGGAGAACACGGTGCTCAGGAGAACCATCAGGGAGCTGGAGAGGAGGTCAGAGGCCAACGAGCGCAG GGTGATGGAACTGTCGGAGGAGATCGTCCAGAGGACGcgtcaggaggagaaggaggctcGGGACCTGGAGAACATGGTTCATTCGGTGGAGCAGAACCTGCACTTGATGACG AAGCGAGCGTTGAAAGCAGAGAACAGTGTCTCCAAACTGAAgttggagctgcagcagctgcag GTGGAGGCTGATTCGCTGCGCTCGGCCAACCACAGCCTGAGGGCGGAGTCTGAGGTCATGAAGACAATGAAGCGCAACGCTCAGGTGGCGTCCGAGTACCTGAACAAGACGGCAAGCCACGCCCAGTCCTCCATccg TCAGCTGATGGGAGAGGCGGAGTCTCTCCTTCTGGTGTCTCAGCTGCTCCAGTCCATCGACAGGATCTCTGACCTCCCCTCTGACTCCTGA
- the gstt2 gene encoding glutathione S-transferase theta-2, with the protein MAASPGVEVYLDLLSQPCRALLILLECNQIPHTVRTVALRKGENKTPEFTKMNPMQKVPVLVDGDFVLTESDAILKYLATKFNVPEHWYPRQPERRARVDEYTAWHHTNTRPHAAKVFILEVLLPAMSGSPVDEGRLNRALSQLDETLDKLETMFLRRQPFLCGDEITVADLLAICELMQPLVAGRDVLQQRPKLQHWKSRVQSAVGGAFDRAHAVLYGARERHKAKL; encoded by the exons ATGGCTGCATCCCCTGGGGTGGAGGTTTATCTGGACCTTCTGTCGCAGCCTTGCCGGGCGCTGCTCATCCTGCTAGAATGCAACCAAATCCCGCACACAGTCCGCACCGTGGCTCTGAGGAAAG GAGAGAACAAGACCCCAGAGTTCACCAAGATGAACCCCATGCAGAAGGTTCCTGTGCTGGTGGACGGAGACTTCGTCCTCACTGAGAG tgatGCCATCCTGAAGTACCTTGCCACCAAGTTTAACGTCCCGGAGCACTGGTATCCACGGCAACCAGAGAGGCGAGCCAGAGTGGACGAGTACACAGCCTGGCATCACACCAACACTCGTCCACACGCTGCCAAAGTCTTTATACTGGAG GTTCTCCTCCCGGCTATGAGCGGTTCTCCGGTGGACGAGGGGCGTTTGAATCGTGCTCTCTCTCAGCTCGATGAAACTCTGGACAAACTGGAGACCATGTTTCTGCGCAGACAGCCATTCCTCTGCGGTGATGAAATCACCGTGGCCGATCTGCTGGCCATCTGTGAGCTCATGCAG CCTCTCGTCGCGGGCAGAGACGTCCTGCAGCAGCGTCCTAAGCTCCAGCACTGGAAGAGCAGAGTCCAGTCCGCCGTCGGTGGAGCTTTCGACCGCGCTCACGCCGTCTTATATGGCGCCAGAGAACGCCACAAAGccaaactctga
- the chek2 gene encoding serine/threonine-protein kinase Chk2, whose product MSEEEAPREGQRSQAESTQSTQSPSQVLSTLSPSQSKSQLQSQQGSGSSSGPSSGSQSSSGSGTLSSLDTLPVTLPSVPEEPEAEPWGRLLPMARCFRSQDCIEDQYLFGRDSKCNYILDDPDNRGSQKFRIYSKKHFRIYREGEEVFVEDYSNNGTFIDGVLIGKNKKLPLVNNAVLSLSEQHNKVFVFINLMSDNQSSLPKELQEKYLLTRQIGTGVCGEVKLAFERSTCKKFAVKIINKKNFQSEGTAVRNAKTEMEILQRTDHPCLIKTVDFYQTDESYYIVLELMEGGELFQRLKSKQQLKESVAKLYFYQMLNAVQYLHSNGIIHRDLKPENILLSSQEDICLIKVTDFNQSRILEETLLMRTLCGTPSYLAPEVFTQASTTGYGLAVDAWSLGVLLFVCLGGYPPFHEDFSPLSITEQIIHGEFTMIPSKWRNISDQAKDVVRKLLVVDPSKRMTIEEALHHSWLQDPEIVATARRLMYPNADVAMEEEAATETKDDSGRPSRKRRRDREEEEEEEHPAKQKPPPPTPL is encoded by the exons ATGTCAGAAGAAGAGGCTCCACGTGAGGGGCAGCGGTCCCAGGCCGAGTCAACCCAGTCCACACAGTCTCCATCCCAGGTTCTGTCCACCTTGTCCCCATCCCAGTCAAAGTCCCAGCTCCAGTCCCAGCAGGGTTCTGGTTCTTCTAGTGGACCGTCCTCAGGTAGCCAGTCGTCCAGCGGTTCAGGAACGCTGAGCAGCCTGGACACCCTCCCCGTCACGCTGCCGTCCGTCCCCGAGGAGCCCGAGGCTGAACCCTGGGGCCGCCTGCTGCCCATGGCCCGCTGCTTCAGAAGCCAAG acTGTATCGAGGATCAATACCTGTTTGGACGGGACTCTAAGTGTAACTACATTCTGGACGACCCAGACAACAGAGGATCCCAAAAGTTCAGAATTTATAGCAAGAAACACTTCAGGATTTACAGA GAAGGCGAGGAGGTGTTTGTGGAGGACTACAGCAACAACGGGACGTTTATTGACGGTGTATTGATTGGTAAAAACAAGAAGCTTCCTCTGGTCAACAACGCCGTTCTGTCTCTGTCTGAACAACACAACAAAG tCTTTGTCTTTATTAATCTGATGTCGGACAATCAGTCCAGTTTACCCAAAGAGCTCCAGGAGAAATATCTGCTGACTCGACAGATTGGCAC aggtGTGTGCGGTGAAGTCAAGCTGGCGTTCGAAAGGTCCACCTGCAAAAAATTTGCTGTCAAGATCATAAACAAGAAGAATTTCCAATCAGAAGGG acggCGGTGCGAAATGcaaagacagagatggagattCTACAGAGAACCGACCAC CCTTGTCTCATTAAGACGGTGGATTTTTACCAGACAGATGAGAGCTACTACATCGTGTTGGAGCT GATGGAGGGGGGTGAGTTGTTCCAGAGACTCAAGTCTAAGCAGCAGCTCAAGGAATCCGTCGCCAAACTTTACTTCTACCAGATGCTGAATGCTGTCCAG tatcTCCACAGTAATGGGATCATCCACAGAGACCTGAAACCAGAGAACATCCTCTTGTCCTCACAGGAAGACATCTGTCTCATCAAG gtgacaGACTTCAACCAGTCCAGGATCCTGGAGGAGACCCTGCTGATGAGGACCCTGTGTGGGACCCCGTCCTATCTGGCTCCTGAGGTCTTCACCCAGGCGTCCACCACAGGATACGGACTCGCTGTCGACGCCTGGAGCCTCGGCGTCCTGCTCTTTGTCTG TCTGGGGGGTTACCCTCCCTTCCATGAGGACTTCAGCCCGCTGTCGATCACAGAGCAAATCATTCATGGAGAGTTCACCATGATCCCGTCCAAGTGGAGAAACATCTCTGACCAAG cTAAAGACGTGGTGAGGAAGCTGCTGGTCGTTGATCCCAGTAAGAGGATGACTATCGAGGAAGCCCTGCATCACAGCTGGTTACAG gATCCTGAAATAGTGGCGACGGCTCGCAGACTCATGTACCCCAATGCtgatgttgccatg gaagaggaggcggcGACGGAGACGAAGGATGACTCTGGGAGGCCCAGCAGGAAACGACGAcgagacagagaagaagaggaggaggaagaacatcCGGCCAAACAAAagcctcctccccccaccccactatAG